DNA from Rosa rugosa chromosome 6, drRosRugo1.1, whole genome shotgun sequence:
gctaagataggcgtgcacggaaccgtggaggtcaacgtgtgaagagagaaagaggcagAGCCTCCGGCTATGATGGTGGTGCCACTAAGGATAATAGCCATCCCCAACGCGCCCCAATTGAGCCTTGACCAAGGGAGCTTGACCACAAGATGCTTGTCTTCGGTATGGAGCGTCcggacattgggccaaagcatgtaaagcacctcagaatgttgcaaacgcgtACAAcacgtatcgtgaagcaagggaagcaaattacatggagcaagaagatcaagatgacaaTCTTgctctaagggttgaagacttcaaaggccaagagattggcgattttgattaagtctttttattttccaagagatgtaataggcaattgccatatactttgtagtaaatgtcattagtttagtttttcttcacataggctcatccaaaatgagtatgatgtctaggaaggttttaagataagtggtacttaagtgagctttgctccaccgacatctctctactcacctggtcatatttattttggagttaccgaaagaagttagacgactactattgttttgcattagctagcattttggattagattttctttggtcaaagagacaataatgtaactccattggcttatgaataaaatttcgagttcttttcattatgactctgTTGGGGACATCCTTGAGTATGAAAGTGTATGCAAATTTATGTATGATGTGCCCTACTCCCAAGTATAAGAGGTCAAGTTATAGTAAAGGGAAAACGTaaagagtatcgtacccaagggattcaATAACTCTACCCTAGCTATATCACCGTGAaaataaacctagaaaacacatgtaaAGTCTACATTTTTACAAGTTCACAACCTTAGCCCTTTGGAAGCTAAAGATCATGAGGATGGTATTAACAATTGTGGTAGTGAGCggcttggttgattttaatttggataaagaaaattaaatgcataaaataaaataaacaaataaaaatgttgAGAATAAATCAATGATAACAATAGAGACTTGGACATCGCACCTAACCTTACTCATGCACAAGTGTAACCCATATTTGATGTAACAATATGCTTTGACAAACTTCACCTTAGTGCTTTGGTGAAGCTACCAACAAACCAATTAGTCATGCAATTTAACAATTTTTTCCGAAGCAAAGCTAAATTACACAACCTTTATACCATTCAAATCTTCTGGATTCTAAATGGCATATGGTGCCGTAAGCCTAAATTCTTCCGGAACCTAAACTCACAACATCATGCATTAATTCTTTggtaagaaattcaagcaacttaGCTCTTTCCGTAGGAATAAGCCAAGCCACCACCTATTTAGCTACACATACTCGAGGAATCAAGAGTTTATCAAGTTCATATTTCCGATTCATTAATCTCCTAAAGCATGCTTCTAGGTGATAAATCTATAAACACACTTAGGATACATGAAAGTATAGTAGccaaaaaattcaaaacatgcataaacatcaaaacaCATGGAAATTTAAATTATTTGCACATAAGTTTGCCCTAGCCTCAAATCCAACTACTCACAACACATGCTATTACAAATACAAGCCATgaacatcaaattaaagagagaaggaagagaaaagagaagaactaCCCAAAAACCTCCCACCTAGCTCTCAAAGATGTcaaatgatgagagaattgcttcAAGGTATGAGATTTTCCATTTTTACAACCCAAAACACCATACACATCCACAAAACTCAAGAATAAGGAAGAACAAGGGCTTGGATATTTGAAAGCAAGTGTTGTGATTGATTTAGAGTCTGTAGTAACTTCGGTTTTGGTGAAACCCAAGTGCCTACACACCTATTTCTCACACAAACTCAAAGAACTATGTACAAGGTatgaaaaactaacctaaaactagagaaaagagagattttgaAGCTCCAAAATGAGGGAGCCAAGGGGATGCATGGTTTTGGAAGAGAAAAAAAGGCTATTTAAAGGCCAAGACAATTCAAAtcaagggtggagatcaaaatgaatgaagggctagatgtgattgacaaatgtgtaagcacaaaatgtgaATCTAGTCTAGCTTTAactccacatagaaatgacctagaaagcccatagatattttggtgcagaagaaaaagtaagggtagaaggTTCATTGTGTAAGGGAACAAGttaataaatgggagacaaaggTGTAAGATGTAGGAATTGGACCAtttgtcatctttcaaattttgaatttcaaaataacctagacctaaagtGTGACGACCTAAAATTTTTAAcaatttctgaaaaaaaaaagtttaattttaattattgtgCTAAACTATTTGTTTAAatattgtttatatatatatagtgtagaGATGATTTTTACTTGTTTGGGTTTAAGTAAATAGAGTGTAGCCCAAAGTATTTGGCCCAAAACTCAAACCCAAGTGGCTTAACAGCTTATAGAAAGAATTCCACGACAAAACTAGATCAAACAACGTCCAAACTCAAAGCTTTGTCCCTTCTCTTCATCGCCTTCCTCACCCCCAAATTCTCCTCCATTTGATACACCAGACACCGCCTTAGGAAAGTACAAAGGTCATAGCCGCCGCCATGGGCAAGTAGGAGGTGTCAACAGCCTTGGAAATCAAGTTTCAAACTTGGTGATTCCCCAAAGATATGAAGCTAGAGATGGAACCCTAGAATCAGGAGCTGGAACTCTAGAAATCTGGAGGTGGCAAGTCTATTACCTATATGGTAAGATTACAATTAGAATATCCATCTTGCTTTCTACGTTTTCACCTCCTTTCTAGACACTATAAATAGGCTGAACCAACTATGCTTTCCATGAAGTTTCTTCAGTTGCTAGATACATAGACAaacaagggagagagagagagaaagagagttttgGTATCTTAGAAGTGGAGGAGTAAAAAGTCAGGAACTTGTTTTCATCCGGATACTTAACGTGAAAATCAATCGAGGTAGGGGAAAAACTTGGGGAGCCTCTATGTTTGCATTgaatcactatgccaaaaaacgaatcagacaacacaattcCAACAACAGCAAATTttttaactgttgtctgatacaatcagacgacagcaagaattatTCTGTTGTCCAAATTTTTGATTCAGTCAACAGTTATTACattgctgttgtgcaattgttattcagacaatggttatattttgatgttgtctgagtgagttatttcagacaacagttattatgttagctgttgtgcaattactattCAGACAATTGTGGTactttgatgttgtctgatcgatttaattcagacaacagttgttTTTTGTTGCTTTATTATGTTGTATAACTTTCTTTCAGACATtggcttcagacaacagttatctaTTGATACATTACTGTTGTGTAATTACTATTTAGACAATGGTTgagttttgatgttgtctgactgATTTTATTCAGACGACAATTATTTACTACTACTTTATTCTGTTGTGCAACTTCCTTCAGACAATGGCATCCAACAATAGTTATTTATTGATGCCTTAATCTGTTGTGCAACTTTGATTCAGACAATGGGTAtgaatttatgttgtctgagttccACACTTAGCCATAACTCAATTTTCTGATTCACTCCATCGACTTTTGCCCGCCTATTTTTTGGTCAAAACTTAAATTTCCCTCTTTTCACAAAACTCCTCATTTTATCTTGGAGAAAGAAATAAAGGGTTCAGATTccacctctctcttctctcagaGGCCCAGCTCCACAGCTCCTGTGCTCTTcacctctctcttctttcgactTTGCCCGCCTCAGCTTGTCAAAACGACAAAACCTAAACTGCAGTCGccatctctcctctctctctctctctctctctctctagtctcTCCGGAACGGTCCCTCTCCCTCTCAGCCTCTCTCCTCGGCCGTCGATGGCCCTCGCTCTCCTCAACGGTGACTCCGGTGACGGTAAGTCGAATAGTTGATCAATCTGTCTGATTGTCTCTCAAACCCAAAAACTTTCTTCGttttactttctgggttttcattttTTGATCGATCTGTCTCTCAAACCCAAACTGTCTCTCATGATCAGTTTAAATTGAGATGGGTTCGTGAAGCGGCTCCCTCCAACTAGTTCGCAAGAAGGAGCTCTCCGACTACCAGTATAGTCCTTTTAATCCTCGTATGTCCCTCTCTCAAAAACTCGATCTGTCCttgaaatttcttttgtttttttttattcgatTGATTCGATCTGTCATGATTCATTCGGTTGATTTGATGTGTGAAACAATGGATTTCTTTCTGCTTTTGGGTGTCTGATATATCAATTTGTTGATTGGTATACTTGTATTTCTTCTGCTTTGTTCAAAATTGTGGACTGTTTCGACTCGTGTAACTAAAGATCAAATCTTTGTTCGATTTGATTGATGAAAGACTATGTTGAAGATGTTAATGGCTTTAGtggtgaggaggaggagctctCGGTTTCAAGAGGTGGGCCCGTCTACATTGAGATCAGTCTGAGTGGTCCTCTCACCAGTGTCGGTCTCTTCCAGTCTTCTATTCTCCAAGAGCTTCAGGTGAGCTTTGTTTTGTTCTACTTTGCTAGTATTCTGATAGAGCCAATTACAAAGTTGTTTGATGTTGAACTTGGAGTTGGCTTCAAGTTCATCGCAACTTATTCAAAGAGGTAGATTGGGGCCTATAGTCCACCCTTaacaccctatatatatatatatatatatatatatatatatatatatatatatatatatatatatatatatcatttagcAAATTAGAGAGCATATTTGAGAATGATGAACGTTTCAAAGTAGTTGAAAGAGATAGAGACCGCAGGATTTTTTTGATAGCTATTTGGAGGAACTTCAGAAGAAAGTAAGTTCTAATAAAGTCCAATATCATGTATTCTCTCACCCTCTATTGTACATGTAATAAAGCTGCATAAAGCTACTCTATCATATATGAAAAATGATTGTTTTCCATAGCAGTTTCATGGGACCATGTTTCAAATTTAACAGGAATATTGCCTTCCTTTTTTCAGATATCATAGATCAACATGTTCATAAGGGAACTAATCTATAGCCAGTTCCTGACAAGGAGCACTCATGCTGAAGGTTCTTAATAAAGGTAACATACACAGTTAACACACCTATGATTTTCTGATTCATATTTCTGGAATTTCGACCCAGTCACTTTCTTTTGTCAAACTGTACTGATCTACTAGGAATTTGAGGTTGGCTTCTTCTAAAGTGTTTTAGTAGACATCTTAAAGAGTCATTTAGAACTGGAATCACCCAAAACGGAATTTTCTgcaattagttatgaatttctgAAGTCAGAAGTCAGTCTCAGAAATTTCTGATATCAGCTTCCAACTTTAGCCAAAAGGCAGAGCCTTATAACCCTTTGATTCAAActcgaaagtaaaagtgaaagagaAGAGGTGGTGGGCATTAGATCTGTATAGTTCTTAAACTTGCTTGTTCAGAACACTTCACTTGATATATTGTTGCCTTTGTtcaaattttaaacttgatacaCCATTCAATATGGTTTCAGAGCTTAGTGAGTAAATTCTGTGTTTTGTCAGGTTAGATACCAGCTTTTATGAGGTTTTAGAGCCTTCTTCAGTGTACAATCAAAGACAAATGACACTTAAAAGAAAGAGTACAGGGAAGCAAAATGATGTACCATTTAGTTCCCCTTTTTCTGTATTGCAATATTGAAATCGATCTTATATATGGTACTTAATTGAATTTGCTCTATTTGTGTTTTCAGATTTGGTCAATAACCTTGGTGCCATTGCAAGGTCTAGCACCAAGGAATTCATGGAAGTCTAGGCTGCTGGAGCTGATGTTAGCATGACTGGTCAGTTTGGTGTCGGGTTCTACTGTGGATATCTTGTTGCTGAGAAGGAAAAGGAAGGAAAGGTATAGAGTTCGGAAGTTGATGAAGACGTACAAGGAAGTGGACTAGTACAATATGTTTCTGGCCTTGATGTTTTTGGGCTTTATGTTTAGGTAGGGTTAGTATGTTAATGTTGGGGTGATGATGGAATGAATTGGTTTTGAATGTTTAATCAATGGATATGTTTTTGAATGTTGGTGAATTGGTTTTGGTTAAATGCTCTGTGCATAATAGCTCTTGTGACTTTCTCTCATACCATTTCATTCCAAATGAAAACTATTGTCTGACAATGGAACATTATAAAATGGTattcaaaaactgttgtatgaacaATCTAActacaatacttttcaaacaattttaATTGCCCAATTAGAAAAAACACAACAATAAAGTACCATGTTCTGTAGTATCAAACCCAAACACACAATGCTTTCTACAAACTTCTGTTGTTTTGCTTCAATTCACACAACAATGTTATCTCAAAAAAATGATGTAGAACATTTAAAGAGACAACAGTTTCTACACAACTGATCTtgtcaaactttgcttcaaaagtTACTTTCCATGAGATTGCTGCCGACTTAATATGACTTGCACAACGGACTCTACACAGTCGTATGTCGTCCCttctggtattcagacaacatgcaTATTAATGCTAGCGCTTGTCCAAATTGGATTCAAACAACAGTTTCGTGATGTCGTCTGATACCTGCATCAGACGGCAGGAGTATTAACAACAGCAATTTTcactatcagacgacagtgaaaaactgtcgtctgattcattttttggcatagtgaatgGTTGTTTACATGATTGTATTGGATGGTTGTTTACATGATTGTATGCATTTATGTCCTctgtttctgttctttttttttttttggtatggtTGAATAGTGAATACACTTATATATTCAAAGTATTTGATGCATCAATAAAACATGAAGTATAAGGGTGGTGATGGTAATGTGAATATGCTATTGGAATAAGCATGTTGGTTTATCTTTTGCGTAGTTGAATCTATAACCTCAGCAAGTACCAGATCCCAGGTATGCCCACTTGTTAATGTGCACTTAGTATAGGATATTGAAAGGGTAATTCGGGACTGGCGAAAGGGGAATGGACAAGATGACTAGCAAAAGAGGGTTAGGGGGATTGATTTTGGGTGGGGGTTAGTTCACATTGTTGAATACTCGGAGTCACATTCGTGGTAAAATACATGGTATAGGACATGTAGGCTCGGTTTATTTTGCAATGTGGATTATCGGGAATAGATAGTAGTTGCATCCATTCATTATTGCTATTCTAACTATGATTTTCAAAGAGGTTTATTTCTCCTACTGGGCAATGTATGCTCACCCCTTTTTATCATTTGGCAGGTGATGGATAAATAAGTTTGAAGTTATTTTACTGCAAGGGTGTTTTTAATAATGTGATATACATGTGTGTTATTGTTAATCATGCTTAGGTTCCTAGACAAGAACTTGGAGTATAGTTGGTCTTTTGTTGTAACTATTGGTGTAAACCCCTCTTGTAATAAAGGTTGTGTTTCAATTTCGGAAACTTGTCGAGTGTCGTTCTTTTCCAATTATTCATATTTCGATCTCGGAAATTTATTTCCATGATTGGAGTATGAGTtgcatctcaaaaaaaaaaaaaaattgggatgtgacaagttggtatcagagcaatagGTTTAGTATTCTTTAGGACTGTTAACATTTGATAGAAATTTGTATTCTCtttcttccttttgtttttagaGACTGTAAACTAATTCCTTTATGTTGTGTTATAAGATGGATAGAGTCTACTCATCTGATAGCCTTGGACCCTTTAAAGCCACCAGAAATGAGGTTTGATCGTTAAATCCCGACACCTTTGAACTACAATTGGATTTTTGCGCCGAAAGACTTGTGAAACAACTAATTAGAAAGACCATATTTTTCAGATCTACTACTCTTACCAATTGCAGAGGAATATGGTCAAGTATAACCTTAGGAGCCAACTTCGCCCGTCAACCTTGGGATAGCTGCTACTGCTAATGACTATTATTATAATATGTTAAGGGACCAAGTAGTAGCTCTATGGCATCTTGGAGGTTAACCCGAAAATCCTATGATAAtaccaccatcatcatcagagtCTAATATGAGTGAGAGTAGTAATGATAATGATGATAGTACTGATGATGGGAGTAGCTCGATGGGGGACTATCTTGATGCTATTCTAGTTGTTAGCTCCCCAGAGTCTTATGAGGAAGAGGAAGCTTAAAATGCTATGCTGAGTAACCATGTTCTATAGTGTAGAATAAATAACCGTGGCGGTGTTTATTAGCTTTTGTATACAGGTGTGCTACTTTTGCTTAAAGTTTTGTAAAATATAGTCTGTTGATATGTGTTTTTACTTTCAAAACTTTGTAAAAGTTTTTCATGTAATATATGTTATGTTTATACTTCTCTCTCTTACGTGCTTACTCTTTGTCTTATAATTGGAAGTTCTGTTTACTATTTGTTAGATTAATTGGAATTTTATAAACACATAATAATGAATAAAAATTATATGATTGTTTTAAACCAAAAGAACGGCAGAAGAACAACACAAGGGTGAGGTTAGTAGCAACATGGAAGTCATAGCCGCTATTCAAGATATGGCAAGTGCAATAAGGGAAAATTACAACGGTAATCATCAAGAAGGTAATGAAGAACGAGTTATGAGAATACAAGGTGAATTTCGTAAGGCCCGAAATCCTATATTCAAGGGTACCTTAGATCCCATGATAGCTGAAGAATGGTTGAGACAAATGAAGAGAACTCTGAATAATCAAAAAGTGCCGGAAGATTTGAAAGTAATTATCTCATGTACGTACTTGGAAGGTGCAGCTTATCACTGGTGGGAATCAGTTCTTGCTACTCCAGACACTGAAATTACAACCTGGGATGCATTTGAAGTTATTTTTCTTGAAAAATATTTCCCAAACACAGTAAAGCAAGCCAAGGCAAAAGAGTTTATGTTTCTATCTAAAGGGGAAATGACAGTAGCTGAATACCAAGGTAGATTTGAGGAACTGATGCGGTTTGCTCCGGGTATTATTCCCAATAAGGCTGCTAAAGCAAAGAAATTTGAGGAAGGACTTAATCCTGAGATTAGGGAGAAAGTGTCGATTCTAAAGTTATTGAAATATTCGGAAGTGGTGGACCAAGCACTTATTGCTTAACGTAGTATTCAAGAAACAAAAAGGGTTTGGAATTCTGGGAATACTAGTGGACAGTTCAAACGCCAGAATTTTGGACCTTCCAGAAATAATTTCCAGAGATCATATAAATCTTTTGGGACATCTCCATATACAAAATTATGTT
Protein-coding regions in this window:
- the LOC133716468 gene encoding uncharacterized protein LOC133716468, which produces MEVIAAIQDMASAIRENYNGNHQEGNEERVMRIQGEFRKARNPIFKGTLDPMIAEEWLRQMKRTLNNQKVPEDLKVIISCTYLEGAAYHWWESVLATPDTEITTWDAFEVIFLEKYFPNTVKQAKAKEFMFLSKGEMTVAEYQGRFEELMRFAPGIIPNKAAKAKKFEEGLNPEIREKVSILKLLKYSEVVDQALIA